GCTGCCAtcctgctctgctgtgtttctacagcagctggaACAGACAAACCAGTCAGAGTCTGCGTTTAGTGGAAATGTGCTCCGCAAATGAAGAAGACATTGACCGACATCTTTTCCCTGAAGTCTGAGTAGAAGGGAGggatgagcagaggagtcctcagTTTGTTAGATTCTGCAGATTCACCATTAGATGAGTCAATGAttcttactcactggacctttaaataagcATGATTACAAAACTTGTTTGATGGTAAGAGAAAAACAAGGATGTGGAAAAAGGTAGATGTTTTCCTCAAAATACATTCATCCTTTATAAACGTATGAGCCATTTTTCAATGTCCTGATGTTTCAACTGTAAAGTGACtccatttatccatccatcttctactgctttatcctccacatgagggttgcgggtggtgccaatttcagctgacatagggcgatagaccacatagagacaaacggccatccactctcacactcacacctacggtcaatttagagtgtccaatttacctaatccccatattgcatgtcccgtagaaaacccatgcacacatggggagaacatgcagactccatgtGCTCTAtggcaaataaacatttttcattttttgctctttttggtttttaaaaacagtggaaaTGTCCTTTTCTACTGCGGATGAGAATATGCAGTTACTGATGGAGCTTAAACTCAaatttttttaatccatttgAATGTCGCAAATTTGTTGTCAAACTATTTGTTAAGAAGCTCTCTTTGGAAAAAACGGAGCCAGTCtataatttcatttattaatagGTGTTAATGTGGTGATAAGTTGTGATAAATATAAAGACAACCTGCAACAGCTCATACTGCTGGTGCCATAATGCAATGCCTCTGCTGCAGTGTCTGATTTAGAATAACTGCCAGGCAGCTATTGAGTTTAATATTAGTCGTGTCTCAATACCTCTGGTATGTGTACACAGGCAAGACATACCTCCGTGATTTTTCTTGGCAGCATTAACACTCGTCCCTGTATACAGCCCAAACAAGATCTGACCagtcttgttttgcttttaatcccggatttctctttgtttttagcTCATCCAGTGCAAGGCAGACACAAACGCAGCCAATGAACATGGAAACACACCACTGCATTATGCTTGCTTCTGGGGCCAGGACGAAGTGGCTGAGGTTAGTGCACCCCCTGATGGTGTTGCAGAAGAACTGCATCTGTTCCTGTGTCaattcacatcacatcatgaCTGTTTAGAAATGCCACTGAAACCATGCTGTTCTCATTCTCAGGACCTTGTGACTAATGGAGCACAGGTGAGCATCTGTAACAAATATGGGGAAACTCCCTTGGACAAAGGCAAACCTCACCTACGTGAACTCCTCAGAGGTAGTACTTACATGAATCTCGGTATCAGCTGTTCAAAATcctgttttgtgtctctgtaacTGAGTTTTCTTATTTCTCTATCACCCAGAAAGGGCTGAGAAATTGGGACAGAACATGACTAAAATCCCCTTCAAGGATACATTCTGGAAAGGCACCACCAGAACTCGACCCCGTGAGTCATGTGCTaattttttacataaataatgGTACTTGTGTTTCAACCTTAACTAACAATGAacctttgtctcctttttttaattttaggcaACGGCACTTTGAACAAACTTGCTGGCGTCGACTACAAACAGCTCTCCCTCCTTGCTAAAATTAATGAGAACCAATCAGGAGAGGTACTTGATGttcttgttttcactgttgaatTGAGCTGAATATTCATGCAGAACTGCTCCATTTAGAAAAGGGGGCCTTGTCATTCACTCCAtttttctgtattgttttttcGTGCATAGCTGTGGCAAGGACGCTGGCAGGGGAATGAGGTTGTCGTGAAGGTGCTTAAAGTTCGAGACTGGACCACGAGGAAAAGCAGAGACTTTAATGAGGAGTATCCCAAACTCAGGTAATTATTTAATCCAGTCTTTCTTACAGTGTTGGACCCTGCTCAGTCCTGGTGTTACCATCTGTTCTGAGTGACTCATGCTGACAGTGTTAAGCACAAATCTGTATTAGGGATGACTTGATACAACCTTTTCTagtctgatactgatatcacaatcTTGACAGTCTTTTGATAACCATATTAGTCTGATACAATCTTTTAAGTTTATTAAGACTAATATGCTGTTTGAGCTTATTATCGGTCCGATAATACCGCCATTTATCAGCATATAGCTTCAAGAGTGTAACAATTATTTTGCTGCCAAAGACGAAATTAGGCACGttgaaatgctgtttttttgtgttcaatTTTTTCAATCTTAGTAGTCCATTTAGGGTTTATGAATTGTATAAGATTGTAATTGTGTTTTTCCCCGTTATCAgatacagtgattttttttttgcttcaatgCTGATATCATATTGGCTCATCTCGAGTCTGCATGCACCCAATCCCCCTTACATCTTGAGATGGTTTGAGGACACGTTTCCACCTTCTTGAGCATGAATGAACGCATTTGCAGTCGAAACCACCTCCTCAACTGTCGTCATCTGACCCACTGCACTTTCACTGTGAACTTTACGCTTTTGCAAGCGTCTAAAGTTTCATTTAATAGTTGCCAACGCCCCCAATAGATGATTTCGTTaaacttatttcatgttacagcagtaCCAGTAATgccttcttttctctttctccctgaTCTCATGAGCAAACATTACTTCTGGGTGAATTCAGATTTAATTATGTGGTCATGGGAGACTCATCCAggatcactcaggacagatgttaataccaagTCTGAATGAAGGCCCCGATGTTCTTTACTACTGTGTCACTCATTTGTCTGTTTGCATTGTGCTGAACCAAACTTTACGTATAATTTCTTTTGGAGGAGTTTGCTGCATCTCACACTAGTCGTCAGTCTATATCAAAATCCTCTGTGGGTTTCCctctttttgtctgtctgtgtctgtctctctcccgtGTCCCTCCCTCTGGGCTCCATCCCAGGATATTTTCCCACCCGAATGTTCTACCCATGTTGGGAGCATGTCAGGCTCCTCCCGCCCCTCAccccatcatcatcacacacgcGATGCCTTATGGCTCCCTCTACAACGTGCTGCATGAAGGCACCAGTGAGTACTTTTGCTCTGGTCACAAACTCCCTACTTTTCACCCATTTTTGGTGGTTTTTGCAGGAATTTgtgattcaaaccacatttgtctttatgttttcatcactttgtctgaagaaaaaacattgagTGGTGAAGTCCAAAGTgactgaaacatgttttttttgtgtgtgtgttcctcattCTGCTGTCAGACTTTGTGGTGGACCACACACAGGCAGTGAAGTTTGCGTTGGACATTGCTTGTGGAATGGCTTTCTTACACACACTTGAACCCATGATTCCTCGCCACTATCTCAACAGCAAGAGCGTTATGGTAAGAAGCTGCTGTGACACCAGTGCTGCTTTCTAGGTTGCATTACTGACCTTCTGCATCTCGCACACCCCTGTTGTTCATACAACAAAGGCTGGGTCTGCTGTGGagatgtgatgtaaaatctaCTAGATGTTCAGTGATTCAAACGCACCGCACACATCCAGTGTGGACCCAAACTTAGACCAAGAAAAACTCTGTGAGAGCTTCACAAGTAGGAAGAGATGTCTTACACTGTGTGAGCTGATGTCTCACTCCGCGTTCCTTATTTCCACAGATAGATGAAGACATGACAGCCAGGATCAGCATGTCAGACGTCAAGTTCTCCTTCCAGTGTCCCGGCAGGATGTACTCGCCTGCGTGGGTCGCCCCTGAGGGTAGGTATCACTCATACAGCACAGATCCTGAGTGACGGCAGGAGCCACACAGGCTCGAGCGTGAATGACGGGTGCAGGTTTCTCCTGACTGGTTCTGAGCTAAATATAACCCACACAGCTGAAGGTGAAATCTGAGCAAGATGGAAAAActtattataaaaatgtaaaaaataaccAGGAAACTTTGGTTGCTGGGagattttcactttcactcaaGAGTGAATTGAACATGACGACTGTGGGTGTGTGgaataaaagagagagatgtCGCCTTCAGTTACCATAGAAACAAGCTCCACACAATGTTCAGGACATAAAGTGGGTAGTGAGCTATGAAATGGCTGCTTTTGATGAAGAACAACTGTATAGATTTGGCTGATGTAAAGAAGCCTAATAGGCTTTGTCTTCTTGTTACAGCCTGCAGTATAACGGATGTAAAGAGAAAAGAATGTTTAACAAGCTCAAGTGTGGCCTTGATTCTTGACTTGTGAATGTGgcatgaatacaaataaaagaaaagattaaaataactgctgctgatgcagaaTATCTAGGTTTTACTTGATCAGTTTTAATTGGTTTTCAATTTTCTGTTTTACTTAAATTACTCTCAGGAACATTGTGTTTGCACCGTTAAGTGCACTAAAATATTAggcttattgttattatcattataactAACGTAATATGGAAAATTATTGCTATTCATCATGTATTCCTCATCTTTCTCTGTGATCCTTACTTTGAAAGCAGAAATTTACCAAAGGTTTCTATTTATTACCACCTTCCATCCGTGACCTGCTCTATGACTAACATGATATCAAATTAAAGTACCTCTCATCATCTTCAAACATTAGCTTTGGTCTTCATACTAATGTGCAGCAGcaagtttaaataaaagtgtggtGGCTGTGGTCGGGAATGAAATCCTTCACTTATTTTTCCAGCCCTGCagaagaaaccagaagatattAACCGTCGCTCAGCAGACATGTGGAGCTTTGCTATCCTGCTGTGGGAGCTGGTGACCAGAGAAGTTCCCTTTGCTGACCTGTCCAACATGGAAATAGGCATGAAGGTTGGTTTTCACTAATGTGGTcaaagaaaatgcttttttttaaatgtgtttccagTGCCGTCCTTTAGTTGCCAGATCGGTTTCCATTGAACTCGTCTGTATTTATCTTCTATCTGCCTGCCAGATTTTTCACCTTCCTCAAGAGTAAAAACGTAGGATTTTCCAATTTTCTTTGAttcagttgtgtttccatttaggTTTTTAATGCTCAATTTGTAAATGGAAACTTGGCTTATCAGAGATCAGGTTGCTTTATAGGTCACTTGGTTTGGgccatttttattgtaaagtaaACGGCCTATAGTTACTCATCTAAGTTAATCAATTTGTGCTCTTTTTGAGTCACTAAAACCTTCTCATTTGATCCACAAGTTTATTTCACAGGTTCTCATGTCTTTTTGATGACTTGTTTAATctatttaataacaataataataatatacatctTATTCAAGGTACCTTATGAAAGTCAGCTTATATGTGAAAAAATGACAGTACAACAATTAAAATCCACCAGCAAGTTCAGTTTTACCAATATATTTGTCATATTTCTACCaatattttttgcatttcttatccaaacaatgtcaaacttTGTTAAAgacaagtttgaagcctgtcaagtgaaCTCAGTTACACAGATAAAAGCGGACTTTCCTCACGTACGAAACAAGGTAAAAGTGTGTAAAATCATTATAAACGTATTATATTTAGttcatacattatttttgtttagtttatgtTCAGTGTCCAGCTGTCACAAAATGAGAAAGTCATACTTTTTGCTCCCTAAAGGTTTATTTTAGTTGAGCGACAGCTCCTGGCACACAGTGCGTGGAgcctattgttttccttcacatcattattattccGTAGCTTTGTGggcatttttgagggggtttaagtgttttaaaaactctggaaacttggcatggaggtcaggtggGGCAAAAATTCGATATTGGCTTGATGCTCAGGCCCGTGTGTTGCACCAGGGCTCTGTAgtgccccctaaggtgaaacaTGGATGGAGCATGCCAAAAACCAAGTTGTGccgaatttcacaaaacttgcccaagacaaacaaaaaagtccactGTGGTCATGGCCTCAAGTCTACAGGAAGTCGGTCAttttgtttatcatttaaagTGTTGTATTTTATGAATGCTGgacaaaaatggaaaagcaGCCAAACATCAGCCCAGAAAAATTCATTGGCCTACGTCTGAAAAAAGGCCTACAGACGTGAGAAAGTAACTTGTATTAGGAACTTGGATTCAGATGTGAcagtatattgtgtgtgtgtctgtgtgtgtgtttctttcagaTTGCCTTGGAGGGTTTGAGGCCCACGATCCCGCCCGGCATCTCCCCCCACATTTGCAAGCTGATGAAGATTTGCATGAACGAAGATCCTGCCAAGAGACCTAAGTTTGACATGATTGTGCCCATTCTGGAAAAAATGCAGGacaagtgaaaagtgaaaagtgaaaagttttCCTCCGTGTTCAGTCGGTGTGTGCACTGAACACGATCATTACTGGATATCTTCCCACAGATGTATCACTCTTGATATGGTGGTGTGGTGCTTACCAGTATTGCCTTAAACTCCTTCATCTAACGTCGCATTCAACGCCACTATAGCTTCTGAGACGCAATCTCTTCTTTtatatcttccttttttttgttgttctaatGTCAAGTTTTTATTCCTCGTCCTCGTCTTTGTCCCCGATCTGCTGACGCATCTTTTAATCTGTCATCAAGTGGACTGAGTACAATCTTATTTAAGCGACTGAACGACAATcggtgtgttttcttcagttgaTTTCAGGCCACATTTTTATCTTGGAAAAAGCTGTCCTCTTAAGTTTGGCTGAATGATTTGGgcaatatctatctatctattttatttttttgtaaacaatCTGCATAAATATACCATTAATCTACAAAATACTTAACTCTAATGCAACGGCAAGAAtttattgcagttttttttaaattggcgTTAagcaaaacaatcaaacaacaacaattaaatgTAAGCATTTGTGGATTTGCTAATTGCGatgtttcaaaaatgtgtgttttccactTAAAAAACGATTAGTTGTTCAGCTCGACTCTTAACACAACTGCTCCTttttatgataaaaataaattaacacgTCAACCTAAAGCTTGTCTTGAGGGTAAAGGTTCACGTTTCAAACTGTATGCTGGcatgtcacaaaaaaataaaagactcagAAGCCAAGAATAATTtatatgaatgagtgaacgGAGCAGGATTAGTTTGGTCCCATAGGAAAATGTAAAGCTTGTCCTGACTGTATCttcatttactttgtttttccagtgcagtaaatatgttttattattgcaATTATGGGAGGACGATGCTGATTTTTCTCTTGTTAATCATCATAATGTAGTCCGCTGGGTTACTCAAACATACCCCAGTTTTATCAAGGTACAAATGTAATTTGTTCTGTTGTCGACAACAGCAACTATTTTTACGACTGCATCCGGCGCTACTGCCAACAGACGATGACTGGGACATAAAGGGATAGTATTATTAACATCATACAATCTGgtcctcacttgtttttttttttatgacttattATTTGGAGCCTGTAGTTTACTTCAGAAtcggtttgtgtttgtgttttgtctcgtCTGTGCCTCCACCAGCTTGCTTGTTTGTGCCCAATCACAGGTTGAAGCCAAAATCGAGAATGACTTACtacaaatgtatgtatttatatataagtatattaaaaagaaaaaaagtatggAAAAGCTTGAGTGTGTGGATTTGTGATGGGAACTGGAGTTTGTCGGGTAAACTAATGACATTTATCACAGGTTCAGTTCTTTGTTGAATTTTCTCAAAGGCGATTCTCTAAAAACTTACAATGTGAAAAACATTAGTTTGAATCTGAATTTTGATGATTGTTTAACCACAGATGAGTGTCCCAAGTTTACATGGCAAGTGAATGAACTaatttgatgtaaatgtttttgagaAGTATAATtagtatattgttatttttaaaattgtcaAATGAATGTTAAACAAAGTTTCACTTATGTCTATATTCCAATTATAAAGAAAATCTCAATAAACAAGACATTGTTGGCAATATATTAACTGTCaaatgctgccatctagtggagaCTACTAGGTTCACACACCTTATTCCTGTTGCCAGAAATCCAATTATTTGATAGTGGTTAAACATTTGAGCAGGATGTCAGTTTTATCCAACTGGTACTTCAGaaatatatctatttatataaaatactaAATAGTTCTTCATTTAACAAAGCATATCTTGATAGTCACTGAttaattttaaaatcacatttcaattattattaatcattGTGTAgtggctgaaaaaaacaaacaaccaataAATCCAAATCAAAGTCGAACTAAACTTAATTTAAAGACCACAAGTGTATGAATCTTATGCAGCTGAAATAAACATAATGTCCTGTGAAGGTTATTCTCATTTTGTGTGAGTTTATTGTCCATAAGTgagcaaacaaaagaacaaaggaAACCCtgtttgcctctctctctctctctctcgctctggtaaaaaaaaaggaaaaagtataAGATCACGCAGGTGCATTCTGGTCCCTCACCAGTCACATGACATAAATAACTTGTGTGATGGCCACACGATGCCCAAACCAATCATGCTTATAGAAAAATACTTGAAAATATGCTCCAAATCtagcaattaaataaaaagaaatacagcaAAAGAGAGTACTTTTAAATACTAATAATAGAACATCTGATTGTCTACTCAAATCTCCAATAACACCGGATCTAAATACCAAACAATAAAATTGGTTTGCTGGTTCAGTCTTGCTCTACTTTCTTGCTACTCCACTTTCAgtactatttttattttgtatttacgacaacatttttcatttattttaatgcagcTGATTTCATTTGTGATTGCTTTGTGAATCACAAATGTCTGAAATGGCCtcaggctgcacacacacacacacacacacactgtgtgttgaTTTAAGTGCTCAGTGAGTGGCCAGGTTTGTCATTTGTAAAACTCAAAAGTTGAAAATGCgaacaaataaaatggaaaaagcaCAACGGCAGCACTGAGGAAATGTGAAATCAAATTAGTTTAACTCTAaggttgttcttttttttattctctgcacacactgagtcaccgagaaagaaagaaagcagctCCTGACGATCTACATTATCCAAGCAATCTGTCTCttatttcccttttcttctcGTTCACATCCCTTggttttcctctccttttttcctccttttattcccctcttttccctccctctgtctttgcAGATGGACCATTTGGCTGCTGAAAGGAAACAACAGAGCTGAGCCAGTTGTGAACGTACAGCAGAggcaaagaagaggagaaagtcTCACAGACAGCAGTGGAAGCTGGGCTTATTCATGGATAAAGCAGGAACACAACAGGACAGAAAAGGTAGAGTACAAGTACTTTATctatgtgtttatctgtgtgagtcatttgtgtcactaaattatgagtttttaatgattttgtttgtaagaaaatgtatttacctGAAACACTAGAAGGGAAGGGAGTGGGAAGTGCTGTTACTctgattaattaattttttattatcattaagtttgaaaaatcacaacaagtccagaaaaaaaatataggcCCAAATAGAGATAAAGATGTAACTTTTATAcaatttgcatttacatttgtatAATTAGGGCATAGACATGTAATTGGTGATGAGGCAAAGAAAGattaaatgaagcaaacaaaataaggcaaatacaaaacaaaagtataGCAATATAAGAAAAAAGCATATCTTGTAATGTATATCGTTTTAATTTTATTAGgactttcatttaaaataataataacaaaactaaaataactaattagtataaataataattactattatcacacaatataatataatataatataatataacgcCGACTTCCGCATTACGCAGTCAGGTAAATTGACTGTGACGTCACGTAATTAGGTGACGCCATTAGGTGAGTTCGGgggagaggaggacacacacgcaaacaaacaTGATTCCACCTGTCAATGTTTGTACagttttttgtcagtgttggcgaaacattatcatttatttgCCGCTGGAACACAACAGATGAAGGTAAGACGCTAATATGAAACACTTTTAACAGTGTAAACGTTCTTATAAGATGGTACAATCCCAAGTAAACGGCTCAGACAGTTTGCTAGTTTTTAGACAGCGTGTAGCTCATTCCTCCATTGCATTACTAAATCTATAAAGCTGggtttttgaaaaacaaacaaacaaaaacaattatgaGCTAGAAaaactacataaataaaactataatattGGATTTAGCCAGACTGGATTTCACTCAGGCACCATTTTCCGACCTTCTCAAAATGGCGGCGTTGGGTTTTTGTAGCAGTTAAAGTCGTATTTtattgaaaggttttttttttgtgaaccaTCATCATTAATTGGATTCAACCTCTTGATAGAGTTACCCCTTAACTTGTTTTAAAAGTAAGTACTGTTGTGATACTCGGATATACTTACAATTGTATTCATGCTTTTATATGTATTGCTCATACAGTGACTCATTAACTAGTGTACATCTCTGCTTGGCTGTGATTCCTTTTAATTCCCATGTATTTATCAACCATTTCTGAATATTGGTAAAAGCAATGTTCTGCTCAACAACTGTTTAGCTGCTGGTAGGCTTGAACAATTATTTTGCTCTTTTTCAAGTCAAAATGGCAGTTCAAAACTATTCACTGAGCAAATTGCAAATGCTCCAAATGATGATATATAACCCATGGGACCAGGGTTTATACTTTATTGTCAATAAAATATCATAAGGCTTTCTTATTTATGTCTTGGTAGTAGGGCTTCCTAAAATCTTTACATTTGATGTTTAAGTATATGCCATTTTGTGTAttatctgcacaaatatcactgTCATGCAAGATTTGACACCTGGTGGACCTGACAACTGATTTGTTACTTGGAGTGGCTTTATtgtcaataaaatgtcttaaggcatttttatttatgtctttatgtCTTGGATTGCCTTGTTCATGATGCAGATGCTTTGGTGTCGCGATTGTCCACTCAAGAGGACAGTTTAGTTATTTCACcccacagagtgggagtgaagtattgtttttggtggctctgtctgtgtgtgcttccacccttgcttgcaatatgagcaagagaggcttgttagaatttGTGATAGACACCCATGTTGCCCAAGAATTTTGACCCTGACGTGGATTCGAACACACACTGGTCTGGAGTCAGACGCTCTACCGTTGCACCACAGAGTTACACACATAGgctgacagaggcttgttgtgttaattgggtgaagtctgccatctctgatgtgtcctccattgtttgTGTCCACTGTTTAAGACCATAAACCCTGTATTGTTGACTTCAATGCGCCTTTTTAGGCTGTAGTTTTGGACTTGTAAGGGGTTTCTTAAATTCAAGTTTGATTTATCACTGTACTGTTCCCTTGTTCCTTGTCCactgtttctaaaaaaaaaaaaaaggacattaatGTTACTTCTTTGGggtgaaaatgtaatttaaacctaagtgtttttaatgattccCCAGACTAGACACATTTTGAGAGAATGTTGTACTATTTGTGGCATTAGTTCTGtgattatttctttattagACACACAAAACTTTAGTGGAAACCGGAATATTTCGACATGCTTTGCTTGCTTGAATGAACTCAGGAAATCAGTAGCGAAACCCAGCCGTAATTGGAGGAAATGGAAGTATAAATCTATAACACTGTGACGATTGAACTGAAGTTTGACTTCAAAATGATGTCGCAAATCAAACTGTTTCACAATATCTGTTAGATATTTTAGCCCAGTTCTTCAGTCCTAATGACCTGTGATCAAATATAacacatgttgttttgtgtttggactCACAGCTAATTGGTCTTGTTAACACTTCCATTGGAAGAATGCAAAACATTCTCAAAATTCTTCAGGTTAAGTCAAGATTAGTACATAGAAAAGTCCAGACCT
This Solea senegalensis isolate Sse05_10M linkage group LG8, IFAPA_SoseM_1, whole genome shotgun sequence DNA region includes the following protein-coding sequences:
- the LOC122773240 gene encoding integrin-linked protein kinase, which codes for MDDIFTQCREGNAVAVRLWLDNTENDLNQGDDHGFSPLHWACREGRSSVVDMLIMRGARINVMNRGDDTPLHLAASHGHREIVGKLIQCKADTNAANEHGNTPLHYACFWGQDEVAEDLVTNGAQVSICNKYGETPLDKGKPHLRELLRERAEKLGQNMTKIPFKDTFWKGTTRTRPRNGTLNKLAGVDYKQLSLLAKINENQSGELWQGRWQGNEVVVKVLKVRDWTTRKSRDFNEEYPKLRIFSHPNVLPMLGACQAPPAPHPIIITHAMPYGSLYNVLHEGTNFVVDHTQAVKFALDIACGMAFLHTLEPMIPRHYLNSKSVMIDEDMTARISMSDVKFSFQCPGRMYSPAWVAPEALQKKPEDINRRSADMWSFAILLWELVTREVPFADLSNMEIGMKIALEGLRPTIPPGISPHICKLMKICMNEDPAKRPKFDMIVPILEKMQDK